Proteins encoded by one window of Musa acuminata AAA Group cultivar baxijiao chromosome BXJ2-9, Cavendish_Baxijiao_AAA, whole genome shotgun sequence:
- the LOC135622623 gene encoding probable ubiquitin-conjugating enzyme E2 24 isoform X1 has product MMDALFVDSDSDSYSEFSDSENQDCNESLFGGHAQSILSGLDESIGKIDDFLAFERHFALGDFVCSITDPSGQLGRVVDVDLIVDLETTSGGLVKDVNSKKLLRLRSFASGDFVVYGPWLGRIEKTFDAVTILFNNGAKFEILIRDSKDLTLLYPSFEDASFPLHPGQRVKINLPTISQSKTWFCGSLKASQDEGIICHVEVGLVYVSWVASVVGQSIHSSTPPHFQDPKNLTLLSCFSHANWQLGDRCTLPVDYHNVTAENSGTLSSPKCFTNMQKELDMETLQMYVIAKTRSKVDVLWQNGERSVGVCTQSLSPVSNIGDHDFWPGQFVLEKVTTEEVHVPQPQGLGIVKNVDSHEQIVKVKWMLPELNKNVDFSGDFTEFTEETVSAYELIEHPDFTYCIGDAVLRQIPCVQKVGENILDVQNISWKERHNLPVAVDGLFCGIGSLKKPIDECNHEDLQGYLSCIGNVIGYKDEGIEVKWANGVISKVMPFEIVGPDRLLHPALTPSATMESFPPNVDKDLTDQEKQSWNMRQKKSTDDSGGFCMKDVWKAASALFPGAAFGFLTHVATSLFCSRGSTSLPDPEFSQYRNLKMEEYISEPTDLQPENLKQQIEETKQSGGMTFSPGSDEPRKFKQFDIVNDHTDHHFVNGIGNELMLSHYPQVKKGWFKRVQQEWSFLKNDLPDTIYVRVYEERMDLLRASMIGAPGTPYHDGLFFFDIFLPFDYPHEPPVVHYISGGLRLNPNLYESGKVCLSLLKTWMGSGSEVWDPENSTILQVLLSLQALVLNEKPYFNEAGYDEQIGRVEAEKNSITYNENAFLQSCKSMLYILHRPPKHFEALVEEHFTHRSHHILSACKAYLDGAQVGHADACREAADKCHNSCSTGFKIMLAKLLPKLVSAFTERGIDCTQFLDVLN; this is encoded by the exons ATGATGGATGCACTGTTTGTTGATTCAGATAGTGATTCCTACTCTGAATTTAGTGATAGTGAGAATCAAGACTGCAATGAATCTTTATTTGGCGGGCATGCTCAAAGTATCTTGTCAGGTCTGGATGAGAGCATAGGAAAAATTGATGACTTCCTTGCATTTGAGAGACACTTTGCTCTCGGCGACTTCGTCTGCTCCATTACAGATCCTTCAGGACAGTTGGGAAGGGTGGTGGATGTTGATCTGATTGTAGACTTGGAAACAACCTCTGGTGGACTCGTAAAAGATGTAAACAGCAAGAAACTTCTTAGGTTGAGATCCTTTGCCTCTGGAGACTTTGTAGTTTATGGGCCATGGCTTGGAAGGATTGAAAAAACATTTGATGCAGTTACCATTCTATTTAATAATGGGGCTAAGTTTGAAATATTGATCAGAGACTCAAAAGACCTAACTCTGCTATATCCAAGCTTTGAAGATGCATCATTTCCTCTCCATCCAGGCCAGCGGGTGAAAATTAATCTTCCGACTATTTCCCAGTCCAAAACATGGTTTTGCGGCTCACTCAAGGCAAGTCAAGATGAAGGTATTATCTGCCATGTGGAGGTAGGATTAGTGTATGTTAGTTGGGTTGCTTCAGTTGTGGGTCAGAGCATCCATTCATCAACTCCACCTCATTTCCAAGATCCAAAGAACCTTACTTTGTTGTCATGTTTTTCACATGCTAATTGGCAACTTGGTGATCGGTGTACACTTCCAGTAGATTACCATAATGTGACTGCAGAAAATTCAGGAACTCTGAGTTCTCCAAAGTGCTTTACAAACATGCAGAAAGAATTGGATATGGAAACTCTACAGATGTATGTGATTGCAAAGACCAGGAGCAAGGTTGATGTTCTGTGGCAAAATGGTGAAAGGTCAGTTGGTGTGTGTACTCAATCCTTGTCTCCAGTGAGCAACATTGGTGATCATGATTTTTGGCCAGGACAGTTTGTGCTAGAGAAAGTAACAACAGAAGAAGTACATGTTCCACAACCACAAGGGCTGGGAATTGTGAAAAATGTGGATTCACACGAACAGATTGTGAAGGTGAAATGGATGCTTCCTGAGCttaacaagaatgttgattttagtGGTGATTTTACTGAATTTACTGAAGAGACAGTGAGTGCTTATGAACTGATTGAGCATCCAGATTTCACCTATTGCATTGGTGATGCCGTGCTTAGGCAAATTCCTTGTGTTCAGAAGGTGGGAGAAAATAttcttgatgtgcaaaatattagTTGGAAAGAAAGACATAATTTGCCTGTTGCAGTAGATGGATTATTTTGTGGAATTGGTTCTCTCAAGAAGCCTATTGATGAATGCAATCATGAGGATCTACAGGGTTACCTATCATGCATTGGGAATGTTATTGGTTATAAGGATGAAGGTATTGAAGTTAAATGGGCCAATGGTGTGATATCCAAG GTTATGCCTTTTGAAATAGTTGGACCGGACAGGCTTCTTCATCCTGCCTTGACACCATCGGCTACCATGGAGTCTTTTCCTCCAAATGTTGACAAAGACTTAACTGATCAGGAGAAACAATCATGGAATATGAGGCAAAAG AAATCTACGGATGATTCTGGTGGATTTTGCATGAAAGATGTCTGGAAGGCCGCTTCTGCTTTGTTTCCTGGGGCAGCTTTTGGGTTCCTTACACATGTTGCCACAAGCCTTTTCTGTTCTCGTGGTTCAACTTCTTTGCCTGATCCA GAGTTTTCTCAGTATAGGAATTTGAAGATGGAAGAATATATATCGGAACCAACTGATTTACAGCCTGAAAATTTGAAGCAGCAGATTGAGGAGACGAAACAAAGTGGTGGGATGACATTTTCacctggcagtgatgaacctagaAAGTTCAAGCAATTTGATATTGTAAATGATCATACAGACCATCATTTTGTGAATGGCATTGGCAATGAATTGATGTTGTCCCAT tatcctcaggtAAAAAAGGGTTGGTTTAAGAGAGTACAACAAGAATGGAGCTTCTTAAAAAATGATCTTCCAG ACACAATCTATGTCAGAGTCTATGAGGAGAGAATGGATCTACTGAGGGCATCAATGATAGGAGCACCTGGAACTCCCTACCATGATGGTCTATTCTTCTTTGATATCTTTCTTCCCTTTGACTATCCTCATGAACCCCCT GTTGTTCACTACATCTCTGGGGGGCTTCGACTAAACCCAAACTTGTACGAGTCAGGGAAGGTTTGTCTCAGCCTACTAAAGACATGGATGGGAAGTGGCAGCGAAGTATGGGATCCAGAAAACTCCACAATTCTTCAAGTGTTGCTATCACTTCAGGCCCTTGTTCTTAATGAGAAGCCGTATTTTAATGAGGCGGGATATGATGAACAGATTGGAAGAGTCGAGGCTGAGAAGAACTCGATCACGTACAATGAGAATGCTTTTCTACAGTCGTGCAAGTCGATGCTATACATCTTACATAGACCACCGAAG CACTTTGAGGCACTTGTTGAGGAGCATTTTACTCATAGGTCACATCATATTCTCAGTGCTTGTAAGGCATATTTGGATGGCGCTCAGGTTGGGCATGCTGATGCATGCAGAGAAGCAGCCGACAAATGTCACAACAGTTGTTCTACTGGGTTTAAGATCATGCTTGCTAAACTTCTCCCAAAGCTTGTGTCAGCCTTTACAGAAAGAGGGATCGATTGCACCCAGTTTCTGGACGTCCTGAATTAA
- the LOC135622623 gene encoding probable ubiquitin-conjugating enzyme E2 24 isoform X2: protein MMDALFVDSDSDSYSEFSDSENQDCNESLFGGHAQSILSGLDESIGKIDDFLAFERHFALGDFVCSITDPSGQLGRVVDVDLIVDLETTSGGLVKDVNSKKLLRLRSFASGDFVVYGPWLGRIEKTFDAVTILFNNGAKFEILIRDSKDLTLLYPSFEDASFPLHPGQRVKINLPTISQSKTWFCGSLKASQDEGIICHVEVGLVYVSWVASVVGQSIHSSTPPHFQDPKNLTLLSCFSHANWQLGDRCTLPVDYHNVTAENSGTLSSPKCFTNMQKELDMETLQMYVIAKTRSKVDVLWQNGERSVGVCTQSLSPVSNIGDHDFWPGQFVLEKVTTEEVHVPQPQGLGIVKNVDSHEQIVKVKWMLPELNKNVDFSGDFTEFTEETVSAYELIEHPDFTYCIGDAVLRQIPCVQKVGENILDVQNISWKERHNLPVAVDGLFCGIGSLKKPIDECNHEDLQGYLSCIGNVIGYKDEGIEVKWANGVISKVMPFEIVGPDRLLHPALTPSATMESFPPNVDKDLTDQEKQSWNMRQKKSTDDSGGFCMKDVWKAASALFPGAAFGFLTHVATSLFCSRGSTSLPDPEFSQYRNLKMEEYISEPTDLQPENLKQQIEETKQSGGMTFSPGSDEPRKFKQFDIVNDHTDHHFVNGIGNELMLSHVKKGWFKRVQQEWSFLKNDLPDTIYVRVYEERMDLLRASMIGAPGTPYHDGLFFFDIFLPFDYPHEPPVVHYISGGLRLNPNLYESGKVCLSLLKTWMGSGSEVWDPENSTILQVLLSLQALVLNEKPYFNEAGYDEQIGRVEAEKNSITYNENAFLQSCKSMLYILHRPPKHFEALVEEHFTHRSHHILSACKAYLDGAQVGHADACREAADKCHNSCSTGFKIMLAKLLPKLVSAFTERGIDCTQFLDVLN from the exons ATGATGGATGCACTGTTTGTTGATTCAGATAGTGATTCCTACTCTGAATTTAGTGATAGTGAGAATCAAGACTGCAATGAATCTTTATTTGGCGGGCATGCTCAAAGTATCTTGTCAGGTCTGGATGAGAGCATAGGAAAAATTGATGACTTCCTTGCATTTGAGAGACACTTTGCTCTCGGCGACTTCGTCTGCTCCATTACAGATCCTTCAGGACAGTTGGGAAGGGTGGTGGATGTTGATCTGATTGTAGACTTGGAAACAACCTCTGGTGGACTCGTAAAAGATGTAAACAGCAAGAAACTTCTTAGGTTGAGATCCTTTGCCTCTGGAGACTTTGTAGTTTATGGGCCATGGCTTGGAAGGATTGAAAAAACATTTGATGCAGTTACCATTCTATTTAATAATGGGGCTAAGTTTGAAATATTGATCAGAGACTCAAAAGACCTAACTCTGCTATATCCAAGCTTTGAAGATGCATCATTTCCTCTCCATCCAGGCCAGCGGGTGAAAATTAATCTTCCGACTATTTCCCAGTCCAAAACATGGTTTTGCGGCTCACTCAAGGCAAGTCAAGATGAAGGTATTATCTGCCATGTGGAGGTAGGATTAGTGTATGTTAGTTGGGTTGCTTCAGTTGTGGGTCAGAGCATCCATTCATCAACTCCACCTCATTTCCAAGATCCAAAGAACCTTACTTTGTTGTCATGTTTTTCACATGCTAATTGGCAACTTGGTGATCGGTGTACACTTCCAGTAGATTACCATAATGTGACTGCAGAAAATTCAGGAACTCTGAGTTCTCCAAAGTGCTTTACAAACATGCAGAAAGAATTGGATATGGAAACTCTACAGATGTATGTGATTGCAAAGACCAGGAGCAAGGTTGATGTTCTGTGGCAAAATGGTGAAAGGTCAGTTGGTGTGTGTACTCAATCCTTGTCTCCAGTGAGCAACATTGGTGATCATGATTTTTGGCCAGGACAGTTTGTGCTAGAGAAAGTAACAACAGAAGAAGTACATGTTCCACAACCACAAGGGCTGGGAATTGTGAAAAATGTGGATTCACACGAACAGATTGTGAAGGTGAAATGGATGCTTCCTGAGCttaacaagaatgttgattttagtGGTGATTTTACTGAATTTACTGAAGAGACAGTGAGTGCTTATGAACTGATTGAGCATCCAGATTTCACCTATTGCATTGGTGATGCCGTGCTTAGGCAAATTCCTTGTGTTCAGAAGGTGGGAGAAAATAttcttgatgtgcaaaatattagTTGGAAAGAAAGACATAATTTGCCTGTTGCAGTAGATGGATTATTTTGTGGAATTGGTTCTCTCAAGAAGCCTATTGATGAATGCAATCATGAGGATCTACAGGGTTACCTATCATGCATTGGGAATGTTATTGGTTATAAGGATGAAGGTATTGAAGTTAAATGGGCCAATGGTGTGATATCCAAG GTTATGCCTTTTGAAATAGTTGGACCGGACAGGCTTCTTCATCCTGCCTTGACACCATCGGCTACCATGGAGTCTTTTCCTCCAAATGTTGACAAAGACTTAACTGATCAGGAGAAACAATCATGGAATATGAGGCAAAAG AAATCTACGGATGATTCTGGTGGATTTTGCATGAAAGATGTCTGGAAGGCCGCTTCTGCTTTGTTTCCTGGGGCAGCTTTTGGGTTCCTTACACATGTTGCCACAAGCCTTTTCTGTTCTCGTGGTTCAACTTCTTTGCCTGATCCA GAGTTTTCTCAGTATAGGAATTTGAAGATGGAAGAATATATATCGGAACCAACTGATTTACAGCCTGAAAATTTGAAGCAGCAGATTGAGGAGACGAAACAAAGTGGTGGGATGACATTTTCacctggcagtgatgaacctagaAAGTTCAAGCAATTTGATATTGTAAATGATCATACAGACCATCATTTTGTGAATGGCATTGGCAATGAATTGATGTTGTCCCAT gtAAAAAAGGGTTGGTTTAAGAGAGTACAACAAGAATGGAGCTTCTTAAAAAATGATCTTCCAG ACACAATCTATGTCAGAGTCTATGAGGAGAGAATGGATCTACTGAGGGCATCAATGATAGGAGCACCTGGAACTCCCTACCATGATGGTCTATTCTTCTTTGATATCTTTCTTCCCTTTGACTATCCTCATGAACCCCCT GTTGTTCACTACATCTCTGGGGGGCTTCGACTAAACCCAAACTTGTACGAGTCAGGGAAGGTTTGTCTCAGCCTACTAAAGACATGGATGGGAAGTGGCAGCGAAGTATGGGATCCAGAAAACTCCACAATTCTTCAAGTGTTGCTATCACTTCAGGCCCTTGTTCTTAATGAGAAGCCGTATTTTAATGAGGCGGGATATGATGAACAGATTGGAAGAGTCGAGGCTGAGAAGAACTCGATCACGTACAATGAGAATGCTTTTCTACAGTCGTGCAAGTCGATGCTATACATCTTACATAGACCACCGAAG CACTTTGAGGCACTTGTTGAGGAGCATTTTACTCATAGGTCACATCATATTCTCAGTGCTTGTAAGGCATATTTGGATGGCGCTCAGGTTGGGCATGCTGATGCATGCAGAGAAGCAGCCGACAAATGTCACAACAGTTGTTCTACTGGGTTTAAGATCATGCTTGCTAAACTTCTCCCAAAGCTTGTGTCAGCCTTTACAGAAAGAGGGATCGATTGCACCCAGTTTCTGGACGTCCTGAATTAA